One Ananas comosus cultivar F153 linkage group 1, ASM154086v1, whole genome shotgun sequence DNA window includes the following coding sequences:
- the LOC109713900 gene encoding putative pentatricopeptide repeat-containing protein At1g64310, protein MRFAIPFTSLPPLELSQVCSSLSLPQTKQLHALLLLTSLHHRHHSPSPPPTSPLLLVLPPLLRSYAAHGDLPSARHLFDQIPHPTTLLYNSIIRAHASRRDFPSASRLFAQLRRSGAQKPDNFTFACVLRACSDNSDPIGIRTLHGVVVSSGLVADRVVSSALVSAYSKLGLVDHARNVFDDMVEPDLVLWNAMISGCGYVGFWQKGLELFCRMRENGEKPDGYSLVGLISCFSDSNSLRLGGAIHGICLKSGFDSNAHVRSALVGMYSKYGCTIESYQIFKSISQPDLVTWSALITGLLQAGRHKESLTMFRYMSSSGTRPDHVLLASLLSACASVVALQHGKQIHGYALRKAIDSSITVSCALVDVYAKCGLPKFALKVFESMPKKNLVAYNTVLSCLGIHDFAYKAIELFEKMLGEGIRPDKATFSALLCACCHCGLLDEGSKLFARMRDEFSLEIHMEHYVYMVKLLSTVGKLKEAYDLIQAMPFSPDRGVWGAFLWGCCVHGHADLGATVAEKLFLMDPSRSAYRVMLSNLYASKEMWWDAKNLREQMTVQGLQKSPGLSSIGYRCL, encoded by the coding sequence atGCGCTTTGCAATACCTTTTACCTCTCTTCCGCCATTAGAGCTCTCCCAAGTGtgctcttctctctccctcccccaaACCAAGCAACTCCACGCCCTTCTCCTCCTCACCTCCCTCCACCACCGCCACcactctccttctcctccgcccacctctccccttctcctcgTCCTCCCCCCTCTCCTCCGCTCCTACGCCGCCCATGGCGACCTCCCCTCCGCCCGCCACCTGTTCGACCAAATTCCCCACCCAACCACCCTCCTCTACAACTCCATCATCCGCGCTCACGCCTCGCGCCGCGACTTCCCCTCCGCCTCTCGCCTCTTCGCGCAGCTCCGCCGCTCCGGCGCGCAGAAACCCGACAACTTCACCTTCGCCTGCGTCCTCCGCGCCTGCTCGGACAATTCCGATCCAATCGGCATTAGAACCCTCCATGGCGTCGTAGTCTCATCTGGGCTGGTCGCGGATCGCGTGGTTAGTAGCGCCTTGGTGAGCGCTTACTCAAAACTAGGCCTTGTTGACCATGCGCGTAACGTGTTCGATGACATGGTTGAACCGGACCTGGTTCTGTGGAATGCGATGATTTCGGGGTGTGGGTATGTCGGATTCTGGCAAAAGGGGCTCGAATTGTTTTGTAGGATGCGAGAAAATGGCGAGAAGCCTGATGGGTACTCATTGGTGGGACTGATATCGTGTTTCTCAGATTCGAATTCGCTTCGACTTGGCGGTGCAATTCATGGGATTTGTTTGAAATCAGGGTTTGATTCCAATGCCCATGTGAGAAGCGCACTGGTGGGAATGTACTCAAAGTATGGTTGCACAATTGAGAGCTATCAAATCTTTAAAAGTATCTCGCAACCGGATTTAGTTACGTGGTCGGCTCTCATTACCGGCCTCTTGCAGGCTGGTAGGCATAAAGAGTCACTCACCATGTTCAGATATATGAGTAGCTCCGGCACAAGGCCGGATCATGTCTTGCTTGCTAGTTTACTCTCGGCTTGTGCTTCGGTTGTGGCTCTTCAGCATGGGAAACAGATCCACGGCTATGCCTTGCGTAAGGCGATTGATTCGAGCATCACAGTCTCGTGTGCTCTCGTAGATGTGTATGCAAAATGTGGACTTCCCAAATTTGCGTTAAAGGTGTTCGAGTCAATGCCAAAGAAGAATTTAGTCGCTTATAATACTGTTTTATCATGCTTAGGAATTCATGATTTTGCATATAAGGCTATTGAACTCTTTGAAAAGATGCTTGGTGAAGGCATTAGACCTGATAAAGCCACATTCTCTGCTCTGCTATGTGCTTGTTGCCACTGTGGCCTTTTAGATGAAGGATCAAAACTGTTTGCAAGAATGAGAGATGAATTCAGTTTAGAGATTCACATGGAGCATTATGTCTACATGGTGAAGCTGCTTTCCACGGTCGGGAAGCTAAAAGAAGCTTACGATCTTATACAGGCGATGCCGTTCTCGCCAGATCGCGGTGTGTGGGGAGCATTTCTATGGGGCTGTTGTGTTCATGGCCATGCTGATCTGGGTGCAACTGTAGCCGAAAAGCTCTTCTTGATGGATCCAAGCAGAAGTGCTTATAGAGTGATGCTTTCGAATTTGTATGCTTCTAAGGAGATGTGGTGGGATGCTAAGAATCTTAGGGAGCAGATGACTGTTCAAGGTCTGCAGAAGAGCCCTGGGCTTAGTTCCATTGGTTATAGGTGCTTATAA